The proteins below come from a single Asanoa ferruginea genomic window:
- a CDS encoding ice-binding family protein → MPSSLTHHARRAMPSVLAGCAAVAITAALVVLSPTDARAADPPVGLGTAANFSVLAGSMVTNTGTTTLAQSLGVHPGSAVTGAPAVGGETHLGDMVALNAKNDLTTAYNDAAGRTPFIPLPAELGGLTLTPGVYRIGAAQLTGTLTLNTVNDPQAVFIFQIDSTLVTAVASSVVFLNNASTCNVYWKVGSSATIGVDTDFIGNIMASASIAMQTRATLQGRALAQTGAVTLDTNTITAPVCAGPTQSPTATPTATPTATPTATPTATPTATPTATPTQTPTATPTPTGPGFPNGPGFPNGPGFPNGPGFPNGPGFPNGPNGPNGPDFPNGPDFPNGPNGPDFPNGPNGPDFPNGPDFPNGPDFPNGPDIPNGPNGPNGPNGPNGPNGPGFPHGSNAPADVRPTFGPGGQGNLPTTGSPAVPIMITAGGLLLAVGVLVLHLYRRRNVEA, encoded by the coding sequence GTGCCTTCTTCCTTAACCCACCACGCGCGCCGCGCCATGCCGTCCGTGCTGGCGGGGTGTGCGGCCGTCGCCATCACCGCCGCCCTGGTTGTGTTGAGTCCGACCGACGCCCGCGCGGCCGACCCGCCGGTCGGCCTCGGCACCGCGGCGAACTTCTCCGTGCTCGCCGGCTCCATGGTCACCAACACCGGGACGACGACGCTGGCGCAGAGCCTCGGCGTGCATCCCGGCAGCGCGGTCACCGGCGCACCGGCCGTCGGCGGCGAGACCCACCTGGGTGACATGGTCGCGCTCAACGCGAAGAACGACCTGACGACCGCCTACAACGACGCCGCCGGCCGCACCCCGTTCATTCCCCTTCCGGCAGAACTGGGCGGCTTGACGCTCACTCCCGGCGTGTATCGGATCGGTGCCGCGCAACTGACCGGAACGTTGACGCTCAACACGGTGAACGACCCGCAGGCGGTCTTCATCTTCCAGATCGACTCCACCCTCGTCACGGCCGTCGCGAGCAGCGTCGTCTTCCTCAACAACGCCTCGACCTGCAACGTCTACTGGAAGGTCGGAAGCTCGGCGACGATCGGCGTCGACACCGACTTCATCGGCAACATCATGGCGTCCGCCTCGATCGCGATGCAGACCAGAGCGACGCTGCAAGGCCGCGCGCTGGCGCAGACCGGGGCCGTCACGCTTGACACGAACACCATCACCGCGCCGGTGTGTGCTGGGCCCACGCAGAGTCCAACGGCGACTCCGACCGCCACGCCCACGGCAACGCCGACCGCCACGCCGACGGCGACGCCGACTGCGACACCGACTGCGACGCCGACTCAAACGCCGACCGCGACACCCACGCCCACCGGTCCTGGGTTCCCGAACGGTCCTGGGTTCCCGAACGGTCCCGGGTTCCCGAATGGTCCTGGCTTCCCCAACGGCCCCGGGTTCCCGAACGGCCCTAACGGTCCGAACGGCCCGGACTTCCCGAACGGCCCGGACTTCCCCAACGGCCCTAACGGCCCGGACTTCCCGAACGGCCCGAACGGCCCGGACTTCCCCAACGGCCCGGACTTCCCGAACGGCCCGGACTTCCCCAACGGTCCGGACATTCCGAACGGTCCGAACGGCCCGAACGGTCCGAACGGTCCGAACGGTCCGAACGGCCCCGGGTTCCCGCACGGCTCCAACGCTCCGGCCGATGTCCGACCCACCTTCGGCCCCGGGGGACAGGGCAACCTGCCCACCACCGGCAGCCCCGCGGTGCCGATCATGATCACGGCCGGCGGACTCCTGCTCGCTGTCGGCGTCCTCGTCCTTCACCTCTATCGGCGCCGCAACGTCGAGGCATGA
- a CDS encoding extracellular catalytic domain type 1 short-chain-length polyhydroxyalkanoate depolymerase, which translates to MKRIFIAALAAAAISLSAAAVLVSAGPAAAASLVRVTNFGANPSNLNMYIYVPDRVAARPALLVAMHYCGGSASAVANGYFKDYETAADQYGYVIVFPEATRSGNCFDVYSSQALRRGGGSDPVGIISMVDYAKSRYNVDPSRVYASGVSSGAMMTNVMLADYPDVFAAGSAFMGVPAGCFATTGGSTWNSQCANGQVSKTAQQWGDLARSMDPGYTGARPRMQLWHGTVDATLNYNNFGEELKQWTNVSGVSQTAVQTDAPKSGWTRTRYGNNSLTPPVEGISVAGVGHSLPQTGMIAYAISFLGLNTGGGGGPTTPPPTGEPTTPPPAGGSCTASITPGTVWGDRYNTSVTVTGSTTWTVVVGITAPQRVSTTWSGTFSWSGGGNTMTVKPNGSGNTFGFTTMTNGNSGARPRITSCTAG; encoded by the coding sequence ATGAAACGGATATTCATCGCCGCATTGGCCGCGGCGGCGATCTCGCTGTCGGCCGCGGCCGTTCTGGTCAGCGCCGGACCAGCGGCCGCGGCGTCGCTGGTCCGGGTGACCAATTTCGGCGCCAACCCCAGCAACCTGAACATGTATATCTACGTGCCGGACCGGGTCGCCGCCCGGCCCGCCCTGCTGGTCGCGATGCACTACTGCGGTGGCAGTGCCTCCGCCGTGGCCAACGGATATTTCAAGGACTACGAGACCGCCGCCGACCAATACGGGTATGTCATCGTGTTCCCGGAGGCGACCAGGAGCGGCAACTGCTTCGACGTCTACTCGTCGCAGGCGCTGCGGCGGGGCGGTGGCAGCGACCCGGTCGGCATCATCTCGATGGTCGACTACGCCAAGTCGCGCTACAACGTCGATCCGAGCCGGGTCTACGCGAGCGGCGTCTCCTCCGGCGCCATGATGACCAACGTCATGCTGGCCGACTATCCCGACGTGTTCGCGGCGGGTTCGGCGTTCATGGGCGTGCCGGCCGGCTGTTTCGCCACCACCGGCGGCTCGACCTGGAACTCCCAGTGTGCCAACGGGCAGGTCTCCAAGACCGCCCAGCAGTGGGGGGACCTGGCCCGCTCGATGGACCCCGGCTACACCGGAGCCCGGCCGCGGATGCAGCTCTGGCACGGCACCGTGGACGCCACGCTGAATTACAACAACTTCGGCGAAGAGCTCAAGCAGTGGACCAACGTCAGCGGCGTCTCCCAGACGGCGGTGCAGACCGACGCGCCGAAATCGGGCTGGACCCGGACCCGCTACGGCAACAACAGCCTCACGCCTCCGGTGGAGGGCATCAGCGTCGCGGGTGTCGGGCACTCGTTGCCACAGACCGGCATGATCGCGTACGCCATCAGCTTCCTGGGCCTCAACACCGGCGGCGGCGGTGGCCCGACGACGCCCCCGCCGACTGGTGAGCCGACCACCCCTCCACCGGCCGGTGGTAGCTGCACCGCGTCGATCACCCCCGGCACTGTCTGGGGCGACCGCTACAACACCTCCGTCACCGTCACCGGCTCCACCACCTGGACCGTCGTCGTCGGCATCACCGCACCCCAACGCGTCTCCACCACCTGGAGCGGCACCTTCAGCTGGAGCGGCGGCGGCAACACCATGACCGTCAAACCAAACGGCAGCGGCAACACCTTCGGCTTCACCACGATGACCAACGGCAACAGCGGCGCCCGACCCCGCATCACCTCCTGCACCGCGGGTTGA
- a CDS encoding YceI family protein — protein MTTELTARLLEPDAVVGSWALDPARTKVRISHQTLWGMGTVRGAFADVRGGGELGPDHSLTGVVTVGAASIDTGNATRDKHLRGPRFLAAEKHPDIVMTVRSARTSGSTVELAGELMIKGVREPVTLTAEITASTGTTLAAHVTGSVDRHRFGVSGNQLGMIVGPTTVDVDAVFTRADRTEHAK, from the coding sequence ATGACCACCGAACTGACCGCCCGCCTACTCGAGCCCGACGCTGTCGTCGGCTCGTGGGCGCTTGACCCCGCCCGCACCAAGGTCCGCATCTCCCACCAGACCCTCTGGGGCATGGGGACCGTGAGGGGCGCCTTCGCCGATGTACGCGGCGGCGGGGAACTCGGACCCGACCACTCCCTCACCGGCGTCGTCACCGTCGGCGCGGCGTCGATCGACACCGGGAACGCGACCCGCGACAAGCACCTGCGCGGCCCTCGGTTCCTCGCCGCCGAGAAGCACCCCGACATCGTCATGACGGTCAGGTCCGCTCGGACCTCCGGCAGCACGGTCGAACTGGCCGGCGAACTGATGATCAAAGGTGTACGCGAGCCGGTCACGCTGACCGCCGAGATCACCGCCTCGACCGGGACCACCCTGGCCGCACATGTCACCGGGAGTGTCGACCGGCACCGCTTCGGCGTGTCCGGCAACCAGCTAGGCATGATCGTCGGCCCCACCACCGTCGACGTCGACGCGGTGTTCACCCGCGCGGACCGGACGGAGCACGCCAAATGA
- a CDS encoding LacI family DNA-binding transcriptional regulator has translation MASPGRQRAARGEIERLPSGSLRVRVYAGIDPATGKRRYLQETVPAGDGAEQAAEAARTRLLRQVDKQRNPTSQERPGRRRGELTVAAVARLAGVSAPTVSKVLNGRSGVALETRRRVEAALREHGYRRPGNLVQGAHLEVVFYGVQSKMAIDILHGVEMVAGAHALAVSFTDILHQASQGRVWATELLARRPVGVIAVHLGLSAEQHTLLATSGIPVVSLDPNGEPEQPIPSVGATNWSGGFAATRHLLGLGHRRIAVVGGPADRLCARARLEGARAAMSAAGTPLDERILRIGRWFAFEDGLTYGGELLRLPDRPTAVLCGNDLQALGVYEAARQAGLRIPHDLSVVGFDDIAYSRWCGPPLTTVRQPLVDMAAAAAELALALAAGQTPTHTRVELATTLIVRDSTAPPAGG, from the coding sequence ATGGCATCGCCGGGTCGGCAACGCGCGGCACGCGGCGAGATCGAGCGGCTACCCAGCGGATCGCTGCGCGTACGGGTTTATGCGGGCATCGACCCCGCGACCGGCAAGAGGCGCTACCTACAGGAGACCGTTCCCGCAGGAGACGGCGCTGAACAGGCCGCCGAGGCCGCCCGCACCCGTCTCCTCCGCCAGGTCGACAAGCAGCGCAACCCGACCTCGCAGGAGCGGCCCGGGCGCCGGCGGGGCGAGCTCACGGTGGCGGCGGTCGCCCGACTCGCCGGCGTCTCGGCCCCGACGGTGTCGAAAGTGCTCAACGGCCGGTCCGGCGTAGCCCTGGAGACCCGGCGACGGGTGGAGGCGGCGCTGCGGGAACACGGCTACCGCCGCCCGGGAAACCTCGTTCAGGGCGCACACCTGGAGGTGGTCTTCTACGGCGTGCAGAGCAAAATGGCGATCGACATCCTGCACGGTGTGGAGATGGTCGCCGGCGCGCACGCACTGGCCGTCAGCTTCACCGACATTCTCCATCAGGCGTCGCAGGGCCGCGTGTGGGCAACCGAACTGCTCGCCCGCCGCCCCGTCGGGGTGATCGCCGTCCATCTCGGCCTCAGCGCGGAACAGCACACCCTGCTGGCGACCAGCGGGATCCCGGTGGTGTCGCTCGACCCCAACGGCGAGCCGGAGCAGCCGATCCCGTCGGTGGGTGCGACCAACTGGAGCGGCGGGTTCGCCGCCACCCGGCACCTGCTCGGGCTCGGGCATCGCCGCATCGCCGTGGTCGGCGGACCGGCCGACCGGTTGTGCGCCCGCGCCCGCCTGGAAGGTGCCCGGGCGGCGATGTCCGCCGCCGGGACGCCGCTCGACGAACGAATCCTCCGCATCGGCCGGTGGTTCGCGTTCGAAGACGGTCTGACCTACGGCGGCGAGTTGCTGCGCCTACCCGACCGCCCCACCGCCGTGCTCTGCGGCAACGACCTCCAGGCGCTCGGCGTCTACGAGGCGGCCCGGCAGGCAGGCCTGCGCATCCCGCACGACCTCAGCGTGGTCGGCTTCGACGACATCGCCTACAGCCGATGGTGCGGCCCGCCGCTGACCACCGTGCGCCAGCCCCTCGTCGACATGGCAGCCGCCGCGGCCGAACTCGCGCTCGCCCTCGCCGCGGGGCAGACGCCCACGCACACGCGGGTCGAGTTGGCGACCACCCTGATCGTCCGCGACAGCACAGCGCCACCAGCGGGCGGCTGA
- a CDS encoding molybdopterin-dependent oxidoreductase, with protein sequence MVRDADPPVTERPAARRRMPFHKGAFPSKLRSLRLTSFLGLGLAVAFGTCFVTGLLDHLIQHPPGWFHWPARPIWLFRVTQGVHVATGLATIPLLGVKLWSVYPRLFRWPPARDLAHAVERLSVFVLIAAGLFQLVTGVLNIALWYRPMHFFFPSAHYWTAWLAIGAIVAHIGVQLPLIRAGLTHRPRRTVPPGTLTRRGLLAATAGAAGVITLATVGQTVAPLSSISLLAPRRPRTGPQQLPVNRTAGAAGVRALAVDPAYRLVLDGPGGTTRLSMADLQALPQHTVSLPIACVEGWSADAVWSGVRLRDLMALAGADTAGYEVFAESLETAGLYRSTTVDPAHARDPLTVVALRLRGEPLHLDHGYPARLIAPNRPGVLQTKWLARLTVRRAP encoded by the coding sequence ATGGTTCGCGACGCTGACCCGCCCGTGACCGAGCGGCCGGCCGCTCGGCGTCGGATGCCATTCCACAAAGGAGCATTCCCGTCGAAGCTGCGGTCCCTGCGGCTGACCAGCTTCCTCGGGCTGGGCCTCGCCGTCGCCTTCGGCACCTGTTTCGTCACCGGCCTGCTCGACCATCTCATCCAGCACCCGCCTGGTTGGTTCCACTGGCCGGCCCGGCCGATCTGGCTGTTCCGGGTGACCCAGGGCGTGCACGTGGCCACCGGCCTGGCCACGATCCCGCTCCTCGGCGTCAAACTGTGGTCGGTCTATCCGCGGCTGTTCCGCTGGCCACCCGCACGCGACCTCGCGCACGCGGTCGAGCGGCTGAGCGTCTTCGTGCTGATCGCTGCCGGCCTGTTCCAGCTCGTCACCGGAGTGCTCAACATCGCGCTCTGGTATCGGCCGATGCACTTCTTCTTCCCGAGCGCCCACTACTGGACGGCGTGGCTGGCGATCGGCGCGATCGTGGCACACATCGGTGTGCAGCTCCCGCTGATCCGAGCCGGCCTCACGCACCGGCCCCGCCGCACCGTGCCGCCCGGCACCCTCACCCGGCGTGGGCTGCTCGCGGCCACGGCCGGAGCGGCGGGCGTCATCACGCTGGCGACCGTGGGTCAGACGGTCGCCCCGCTGTCGTCGATCTCGCTCCTCGCCCCGCGGCGTCCCCGGACCGGGCCGCAGCAGCTCCCGGTCAACCGCACCGCCGGGGCCGCCGGCGTCCGCGCGCTGGCCGTGGATCCGGCGTACCGGCTGGTCCTCGACGGCCCGGGCGGCACCACGCGGCTTTCCATGGCCGACCTCCAAGCGCTTCCCCAACACACCGTCTCGCTCCCGATCGCCTGCGTCGAGGGTTGGAGCGCCGACGCGGTCTGGTCGGGCGTCCGCCTCCGCGACCTGATGGCCCTGGCCGGTGCCGACACCGCGGGGTACGAGGTCTTCGCCGAGTCGCTGGAGACAGCCGGCCTCTACCGCAGCACCACGGTCGACCCGGCACACGCGCGGGACCCACTCACCGTCGTCGCGCTGCGGCTCCGCGGCGAACCCCTGCACCTCGACCACGGTTATCCCGCTCGGCTGATCGCACCCAACCGGCCCGGTGTGCTCCAGACCAAATGGCTGGCCCGGCTCACCGTGCGGCGCGCGCCATGA
- the wrbA gene encoding NAD(P)H:quinone oxidoreductase, with translation MSDTSTGPKIAVIYYSSTGNVHELAKSVVEGAEKAGADVRLRKVREIVPDDVVATNTAWANHRADTDGIPIAAPDDMTWADGVIFGSPTRFGNVSSQMKHFLDSLGGLWAQGLLADKVYSGFTSTSTQHGGQESTLLALYNSVYHFGGIIAAPGYTDPIKFVDGNPYGTSHVVGQGDIPVDDTARGAAQHQGARVAAIARITRALRN, from the coding sequence ATGAGCGACACCAGCACCGGTCCGAAGATCGCGGTCATCTACTACTCGTCGACCGGCAACGTCCACGAACTGGCGAAGTCCGTCGTGGAGGGAGCGGAGAAGGCCGGCGCCGACGTGCGGCTGCGAAAGGTCCGCGAGATCGTCCCGGACGACGTCGTCGCCACCAACACCGCCTGGGCGAACCACCGGGCCGACACCGATGGCATACCCATCGCCGCACCTGACGACATGACCTGGGCCGACGGCGTCATCTTCGGATCGCCGACCCGGTTCGGCAACGTGTCCAGCCAGATGAAGCATTTCCTCGACAGCCTCGGCGGCCTGTGGGCACAGGGCCTGCTCGCCGACAAGGTCTACAGCGGCTTCACCTCGACCAGCACCCAACACGGCGGCCAGGAGTCCACCCTGCTCGCCCTCTACAACTCCGTCTACCACTTCGGCGGCATCATCGCCGCGCCCGGATACACCGACCCCATCAAATTCGTCGACGGGAACCCCTACGGAACAAGCCACGTCGTCGGCCAAGGGGACATCCCGGTCGACGACACCGCCCGCGGAGCGGCCCAGCACCAAGGCGCCCGAGTCGCCGCGATCGCTCGCATCACCCGGGCACTTCGGAACTAG
- a CDS encoding glycoside hydrolase family 30 beta sandwich domain-containing protein: MTRVARRVLAAALPLLCVGAVVLHQSQAYAATTATIDGATTYQPIEGFGFSQAFDRTAVIQALSETNQRQVLDLIFSPETGAGLSIVRNGISSTASSIQPTNPGGPGATPRYVWDGDDDGQVWLSKQAQSYGVKRFYANAWSAPGYMKTNGNEANGGTLCGLPGASCASGDWRQAYANYLIQYAKFYAQEGIPITDLGFTNEPNYTTNYSSMLFTPAQAANFAKIVGPLASTAGLKLACCDPVGWNDERSYASAITADADANRYVQTFTGHHYSSAPSSPISVGGRPTWMSEWSPGGSSSSWNTNWDDGSGIDGFTVASSIHTALTSGNVNAYVYWYAVSLANTRAFIQANGSNYTVSKRLWAMAQYSRYIRPGAVRIGATTADGNSRLSAFRNTDGSVIVVALNAGSAAQSTTYALRNSVTTGTASPYLTNNANSMAAQPGISVNGGTFTATVPARSLVTYRILGGPGTPPTGEPTTPGGCTATVTPGTVWGDRYNTSVTVAGATDWTVTVAITAPQRVSTTWSGTFAWTSGGSTMTVKPNGSGNTFGFTTMTNGNTSARPRIISCTPG, translated from the coding sequence ATGACCCGTGTCGCCAGACGCGTGCTCGCCGCAGCGCTTCCCCTGCTCTGCGTCGGTGCCGTCGTCCTGCACCAGTCCCAGGCGTACGCCGCGACGACGGCGACGATCGACGGCGCCACCACGTACCAACCGATCGAAGGTTTTGGTTTCTCCCAGGCCTTCGATCGCACCGCCGTCATCCAGGCGCTGTCGGAGACCAACCAGCGGCAGGTCCTGGACCTGATCTTCAGCCCGGAGACCGGCGCCGGGCTGAGCATTGTTCGCAACGGAATCAGCTCCACCGCCAGCTCCATCCAGCCGACCAACCCGGGCGGCCCGGGCGCCACACCGAGATATGTGTGGGACGGCGACGACGACGGCCAGGTGTGGCTGTCCAAACAGGCCCAGTCGTATGGCGTCAAGCGGTTCTACGCCAACGCGTGGAGCGCGCCCGGCTATATGAAGACCAACGGCAACGAGGCTAACGGTGGGACGCTGTGCGGGCTGCCCGGTGCCTCGTGCGCGAGTGGTGACTGGCGCCAGGCATACGCGAACTACCTGATCCAGTACGCGAAGTTCTACGCCCAAGAGGGCATCCCGATCACCGATCTGGGCTTCACCAACGAGCCGAACTACACGACCAACTATTCCTCGATGCTGTTCACCCCAGCCCAGGCGGCCAACTTCGCGAAGATCGTCGGCCCACTGGCGAGCACCGCAGGCCTCAAGCTGGCCTGCTGCGACCCGGTCGGCTGGAACGACGAACGGTCCTACGCGTCGGCCATCACGGCCGACGCCGACGCCAACCGCTATGTCCAGACCTTCACCGGCCACCACTACAGCAGCGCACCGAGCTCGCCGATCTCGGTCGGTGGCCGTCCCACCTGGATGTCGGAATGGTCGCCCGGCGGCAGCAGCTCGAGTTGGAACACCAACTGGGACGACGGCAGCGGCATCGACGGCTTCACCGTCGCCAGCTCCATCCACACCGCACTGACGAGCGGCAACGTCAACGCCTACGTCTACTGGTATGCCGTGTCGCTCGCCAACACCCGCGCCTTCATCCAGGCCAACGGCAGCAACTACACCGTCTCCAAGCGACTGTGGGCGATGGCCCAATACAGCCGCTACATCCGTCCCGGCGCGGTCCGCATCGGGGCCACCACGGCCGACGGCAACTCGCGTCTGTCGGCGTTCCGCAACACCGACGGGTCGGTCATCGTGGTCGCGCTCAACGCGGGCAGCGCTGCCCAATCCACGACGTACGCGCTCCGCAATAGTGTTACGACCGGCACCGCGAGCCCATACCTGACGAACAACGCCAACAGCATGGCCGCCCAGCCCGGTATATCCGTCAACGGCGGCACGTTCACCGCCACCGTGCCGGCCCGTTCGCTGGTCACCTACCGGATCCTCGGCGGGCCGGGCACCCCGCCGACCGGTGAGCCGACAACCCCTGGCGGCTGCACCGCGACGGTCACCCCGGGAACGGTCTGGGGCGACCGCTACAACACCTCGGTCACTGTCGCCGGAGCCACTGACTGGACCGTGACCGTCGCCATCACCGCGCCGCAGCGGGTTTCCACGACCTGGAGCGGAACCTTCGCCTGGACCAGCGGCGGCAGCACCATGACGGTCAAACCCAACGGCAGCGGCAATACGTTCGGCTTCACCACGATGACCAACGGCAACACCTCGGCCAGGCCCCGCATCATTTCCTGCACCCCCGGCTGA
- a CDS encoding XRE family transcriptional regulator, with protein sequence MGDSQFGVRLWRLLSHRRPTFGTSIEQMRAVLAQDARVPDETLAEVVDDGTTPSPNLVRKLAPALGIHSADLFVFAGLPVPDDLASAWPTSPWNVGSIVGHASRMGTTQRNRLAALVRSMPALPRAGPEPTDDYPDVPGALLLRLLRNRNIRPTARILAEIGDGPYVSDSTVAMLGRGKVVITARYVTAFAHLLGIAPGDLVALTGVGPVRGDARVHPASTEIAALAWQARRLSSEQLSEVMDAAQAPRYA encoded by the coding sequence GTGGGAGATTCACAGTTCGGCGTGCGGCTGTGGCGCCTGCTGTCGCACCGCCGGCCGACGTTCGGCACCTCGATCGAGCAGATGCGGGCTGTCCTGGCCCAGGATGCCCGGGTGCCGGATGAGACGCTCGCCGAGGTCGTCGACGACGGCACGACACCGAGCCCAAACCTCGTCCGGAAGCTGGCACCGGCACTCGGTATCCACAGTGCGGACCTGTTCGTCTTCGCCGGCCTACCGGTGCCGGACGACCTGGCCTCGGCCTGGCCGACATCGCCGTGGAACGTGGGTTCGATCGTGGGGCACGCCTCGAGAATGGGCACGACACAGCGAAACCGGCTCGCGGCGCTGGTCAGGTCGATGCCGGCGCTGCCGCGGGCCGGGCCCGAGCCGACCGATGACTACCCGGACGTACCCGGTGCGTTGTTGCTCCGTCTCCTGCGCAACCGCAACATCCGCCCAACCGCGCGCATCCTCGCCGAGATCGGCGACGGTCCTTACGTCTCCGACTCCACCGTCGCCATGTTGGGGCGAGGGAAGGTCGTCATCACCGCGCGCTACGTGACGGCGTTCGCGCACCTGCTCGGCATCGCGCCCGGCGACCTGGTGGCGCTGACCGGCGTCGGGCCGGTCCGCGGGGACGCGCGGGTTCACCCGGCGAGCACGGAGATCGCCGCGCTGGCCTGGCAGGCCCGCCGGCTCAGCAGCGAACAGCTGAGCGAGGTGATGGACGCGGCCCAGGCCCCGCGATACGCCTGA
- a CDS encoding cellulose-binding protein, whose translation MLPPPRGARARRAEHGTRGFDRVDRKLFQRARKLINKVPVNSATSLLLTGRIQRRNVRFTTPEVSDKASEVSEFAERRALVNISSGRSRARPTVVALLACALAVAGTVAVLTNTATAQTTAVLAAAAAVEDEGADCAVPALPDAGSLPTNAKLPDPFTRIDGTRISTIADWRCRREEIKKQAEKYVYGTKPAPPANVTGTVSSTNITVNVTDNGRSASFSASVSLPSGTGPFPVVVVYGGFADTATIRAAGAAVINYDPYSVGKEGTGRANKQGAFYTLYGSTSTTGLLQAWGWGVSRIIDVIAKSNGSILRADATGVTGCSRFGKGAFVAGVFDQRIALTMPIESGSAGVPIFRGIPGEGAQSLSSAYGEQPWLGDAFGSFTSAPGRLPVDTHEMVAMVAPRGLFIMDNPHIANLGPKSGSVAALGGAEVYKALGAGSNITYWSDVANGNHCANRPEWTTPLQQNIRKFLLKTGNDPGSIRIASKALGNLAEWRTWTTPTLTGGGGPTTPPPTGEPTTPPPTGEPTTPPPAGGSCSASITPGTVWGDRYNTSVTVTGSSTWTVTVAITAPQRVSTTWSGTFAWSGGGNTMTVRPNGSGNTFGFTTMTNGNSSARPRITSCTAS comes from the coding sequence GTGCTTCCGCCACCCCGTGGCGCTCGTGCGCGGCGCGCGGAGCACGGCACGCGCGGCTTCGATCGAGTCGATCGGAAACTGTTTCAGCGCGCTCGGAAACTTATCAACAAAGTCCCGGTAAATTCAGCAACGTCACTGCTATTGACCGGCCGGATACAGCGTCGTAACGTGCGCTTCACCACTCCGGAAGTGTCCGATAAGGCGTCGGAAGTTTCGGAATTCGCCGAAAGGAGAGCCCTGGTGAATATCAGCTCGGGCCGTTCCAGGGCCCGTCCGACGGTCGTCGCGCTGCTGGCCTGCGCGCTCGCGGTCGCCGGAACAGTCGCCGTCCTGACCAACACCGCCACCGCTCAGACCACCGCCGTGCTCGCGGCCGCCGCGGCTGTCGAGGACGAGGGCGCCGACTGCGCCGTGCCGGCGCTGCCCGATGCCGGCTCGTTGCCCACCAACGCCAAACTTCCCGATCCCTTCACGAGAATCGACGGCACGCGCATTTCGACGATCGCGGATTGGCGCTGCCGGCGGGAAGAAATCAAGAAGCAGGCGGAGAAATACGTCTACGGTACGAAGCCGGCTCCGCCGGCGAATGTGACGGGCACGGTCTCGTCGACGAACATCACCGTGAACGTCACCGACAACGGAAGGAGTGCCAGTTTCTCGGCGTCGGTCTCGTTGCCGAGTGGCACCGGGCCGTTCCCGGTGGTGGTGGTCTACGGCGGGTTCGCCGACACGGCCACGATCCGGGCCGCCGGTGCCGCGGTCATCAACTACGACCCGTACTCGGTCGGTAAGGAAGGCACCGGGCGCGCCAACAAGCAGGGTGCGTTCTACACCCTCTACGGCTCCACCAGCACGACCGGGTTGTTGCAGGCCTGGGGCTGGGGCGTGAGCCGGATCATCGACGTGATCGCCAAGTCGAACGGCAGCATCCTCAGGGCCGACGCGACCGGTGTGACGGGATGTTCCCGGTTCGGCAAGGGCGCGTTCGTGGCCGGGGTCTTCGACCAGCGGATCGCGTTGACGATGCCGATCGAGTCGGGCAGCGCCGGCGTGCCCATCTTCCGCGGCATTCCCGGTGAGGGCGCGCAGAGCCTGAGCAGCGCCTACGGCGAGCAGCCATGGCTGGGTGACGCGTTCGGCTCGTTCACCAGCGCTCCGGGCAGGTTGCCGGTCGACACGCACGAGATGGTGGCCATGGTGGCGCCGCGTGGGCTGTTCATCATGGACAACCCGCACATCGCCAACCTGGGGCCGAAGTCGGGCAGTGTCGCGGCTCTGGGTGGTGCGGAGGTCTACAAGGCCCTCGGCGCGGGCAGCAACATCACCTACTGGTCCGACGTCGCCAACGGCAACCACTGCGCCAACCGTCCGGAGTGGACGACGCCGTTGCAGCAGAACATCAGGAAGTTCCTGCTGAAGACCGGCAACGATCCGGGGTCGATCAGGATCGCCAGCAAAGCGCTCGGCAACCTCGCCGAGTGGCGAACCTGGACGACGCCGACCCTGACCGGCGGCGGCGGACCCACGACGCCCCCGCCGACCGGCGAGCCGACGACCCCGCCGCCCACCGGTGAGCCGACAACCCCGCCGCCGGCCGGTGGAAGCTGTTCGGCGTCGATCACCCCCGGCACCGTCTGGGGCGACCGCTACAACACCTCGGTCACGGTCACCGGCAGCAGCACCTGGACCGTGACCGTGGCGATCACCGCGCCCCAGCGGGTGTCCACCACCTGGAGCGGCACGTTCGCCTGGAGCGGTGGCGGCAACACGATGACGGTCCGGCCGAACGGCAGCGGCAACACCTTCGGCTTCACGACCATGACCAACGGCAATTCCAGCGCTCGGCCCCGCATCACCTCCTGCACCGCGAGTTGA